The Amphiura filiformis chromosome 15, Afil_fr2py, whole genome shotgun sequence region CAATAAAAAGCAAATGGCTTTTAAAAAGCAAATGGCTTTTAAAAATTGAATGGCTGAaacctttgtttttcaaaatacatGGCGTGCTCCAAGAGAATTCTGAAGCCATAATTGCTATTCAGGAAGATTACCTGatagaaaaataattgtttttgaaataagCTGGTTAATTTTAATCTGAGAACTACACTattacattaaaaatcaaaaatttggaCAGAAAAACTGCCTTTCACACACGTCAATTCTGCAACAAGTATCGAGTAGCATTGCCATcaatttttggtgaatatttctacTTGGATGGCATTGCTACTAGCCTCGTAATAGTAATAACCACACGCTCGACCTTATCACGAAGCCTCAATAATGACCATGATTATTCTTATACTCGCTAATTGCAAATATttctaattttgttttgaataagcATAATATCTTGCAATGAAACTGTTTTCTCCTCCACCATtaatgggtgtggtgggtgggagaaaaataattttcaccaatCTCCTCTAATGCTTTACGACAGAATGATGCTCCTGTTCACGAGCATTGTGCCGAGCAAGCGATGCCGTCACACGTGATTGAAACCCAACGCGCACCAACGGATCACGCCATTGGCCAAGGCTAGTTCCCcgggaaaacatgacctttgacccggcctGAAACTTTTTTCTGCAGGTGATAAATTGAGTTTCACCGCGATATACGCGATGAAACTGTATTATCCCCAGACAGAATAAAACAACACGTTGACAACATTTTTGCGACTTCTGTCGACATAagacattagaaaaggtcagtgaatttatttaccaaattgtttttttaatttaaagaaaaCTGGAATCAGCCATTTACAAGAGCAGCCCAACAGCGATTGCTGGAACTTTACTTTTCTGGTGGTTACCTAAAAGTAGCAAAAAGGAGCAACACATTGCTAGCaagcaagcaagagacaactTTGTTGGTGTGAATATACCTCATGACGAACTCCGCCGGGACATCCTGGAGTCCATGTAAGTTGACTCATAAAAGCAAAGATAAATATTAAGGAGACAACTTTACCCGGTATGAAAATACTTGGTGAGCTCAATTCGTGATTACCTATAGAGCCGGTTGCTCACTAAAATGCCGCGGTCTTTGCAAAGCTGAGGCCTTCAAAATATAAAGATATTGATCAAAGCATGATCTCAATAAAAAGCAAATGGCTTTTAAAAAGCAAATGGCTTTTAAAAATTGAATGGCTGAaacctttgtttttcaaaatacatGGCGTGCTCCAAGAGAATTCTGAAGCCATAATTGCTATTCAGGAAGATTACCTGatagaaaaataattgtttttgaaataagCTGGTTAATTTTAATCTGAGAACTACACTattacattaaaaatcaaaaatttggacagaaaaactgccaaacaagttttttgacatttatggaaaaaaattgccaaactccccccccccctcccccgtttTGACTGAtccggattttttattttttaatatcagCTGATCTGGGAGGGTATGAAAATGCATGGGGGTTGGCGTTGAAATAGCCTAGCGCATTTGCATACGTTTGCCTTAACAGTAACAGCCCAAATTCTGACGGATGCACGCAATCCCaatcaaatataggcctattatctaCGTTGCGTGATCGCCGGTTGAAAATGTCAAAGTGTGTGATGACGTGAGTGTCTCCCCCAACTACTTCCCTCAATACCTTGTGTGCATACTTATTTATATTTCTTGTGCATTCCTTCCCCGCTCCCTCTTTCATTTCATCCGGATATCCCAAACGTATTAGAATATCAGACCATATTAATCTGGCAGATGGTAATAATGCCCTAAGCCCTTCTAAGCACTCAAGCACCTTGTTTCTGATTTCCCATGTGGGCCTCTTTAGGATATCATTCGTCCCAATGTGCAATATTACCGTTGTGGGAAAGGGGTTCTTATACATTAAGCGTGCTACTCTATTTACTACATCACCATGTCTTGAGCCTATTAATTTATCTCCTGGTTGACCTTCCCATTTTACATAGCCTCCGCCGTGGAGTTGTGTTTGCTTCGTTCCTGCACGTTTTATGATACTGCCCCTACGACCCACGTTCTCCTGTTAGACTCTGTAATAAagcaaaacagaacaaaaaacagCAAATTGTCTCTACCAAATTTAATAAATATTACAACAATGCCGCCGCACTAATACCCTTAATTTGCTGTATCCGTTCCTCTGCTATACCACGACAAGGATCTATGTgagataatacaaattttttctGTTAAATTCCTCAATACAATCGTATATACTACTGCGCCAAATTATTTTTTCTTCCGCACCTATCCGGCGATTACCGACAGCCTACTAGCGAATAGCTGTTAGGGAGCAAAAGAattaacatataaattcataGATGTATGGTTTTACATTATGCATTGCACAATGGCTGCTTTCAATAGTCTCTTTAGACTTTACAACCCATAATCTGTATGAGTTCTTGCCTGTGATTACTGCAAGGTCTGCCCAGGAAGACTACCTGAAACATACAAAAGTTACAGATTATTACACATGTTGATTGGCCTAATATATAATCGAAAGGCTGAAGATTTCCACCTTCCCATTTCCTTGATTTTTTCGTCATTGATGCCCCCCATAGCCGCTGCCGTCGCTGCGCCAATTCTAAAACTATGAGGACTAAAATACTCTGGATCTAAGCCTATTAGTTTGATTCCTTGCTTCAAGATTTGTGAGAATTGAAATGATGTTAGATAGTGACCACCAAAGTGAATGAATAAAGGACCCGGTCGTGCCGGTCTGGATTTCATGTATTCTAGTATCGCCCTAACCGGACATAATAACTGATATGATGAACTCTCCAACCTTAACTTGACCGTTGACCCCCTCTGGTCCGTTTTTGAAAACCTAATTGCTACTTCCAACACTTTTGGATTTGTATCTAGCCCCTATGTCCTGTTTTAATATTACTCGCGAAAAAATACCTTGTTTCCTCTGGCATGTCAATTCACCTACCCTTAAAAATCCGAAAAAGGCTAGCAAAAAAGCTGCCTTAAATAGTTGCGCCTCATAGCTGGAACTACATATAGATGGCAAGTGTTGTACTAATTTATTCAAAATTGGTGGAGTAATAGGTAACCTACTATCCACTCGCGGATTCAAACGCCTACAACCTTCCTTcaattttttgattaaaaaggaaCATGTCGGATCTAACCACCCATTTATATTGTGTACGAAAGCTATCGCTGATATATTCGAATTTATTGATGAGGGCGCCCAACCTTCTGACGATAGGAATGAAATGAATGCCACTATGTGCGATTGATTCGCTGGCCATGATGACCCCAAATTAAATTTCTCCCTAAAATCTATAAAATTTTCTATACCTTTACGGTATGAAGCCCATGTACTTGAAGCTACTGACGCCCGTACCAATCGATGCGACTCATCCCTTAAAGCTTCCATAGAAACTGGGGCACCAACGTGGACACTGGTTCTGCTCGTGGTGCCGCCTCCCGAAAACGTTCCATCTGGAATCGGGAAAGGGCATCGGCTATATTATTAAGTTTGCCTGGAATATGCTTAGCACAAAATGTTAGGTTCAATTTTAAACATTGTAACACAAAGAACCGCACTAGCCTCATGATTGTAGGACACTTTGACGTTTGTCTATTGATGATAGATATTACTGGCAAGTTATCTGACCTAATGATGACCCTCTTTCCCTTCAACTTATCTCCCCATAACACTACTGCCACCACAATGGGGAAAAATTCTAACCATGCAATTGAATATGACGAGTAAGTTTCATTGGGCCATCTACCTTGAAACCACTTTCCTCCAAAAAAACCCCGAATCCTATTTCCCCACTGGCATCAGTGAATAGCTGTAGATCGCTTTCATCTGACCACGCTATTTCCGGTATAATGGCTGCCCCATTAAAATGGCGCAAGAACACCAGCCACATTTCTAAGTCGCTTTTCGCCCCGGTGACAATCTGATTTTGTACCAGGATTTTTGCACCCGCACGTTAAGTCTATTAAGCGCCGCAAGAAAGCCCTGCCTGGATTAACGGCTTTACATACAAACGATAACGATCCTATGATCGATTGCAGATCCCTTAGTGTTATTTTTGTCAGCTTAAGCGCATTCTCAATTTTACTTCTAATATTGATCAATTTGCTCTGTGGTATTGCTATTATTTGTTTGACCGAATCAATCTCCAATCCCAAATAAACGATCTTAGTTGTTGGGCCTACTGACTTATCTGGGGATAGTGGTACGCCTAATTTCTCACAAATCTCTTCAAAACATGAAACCAACTTTTCGCATGATGCATTTGCCCGAGTTATCAGAATGAAATCATCCATATAGTGGCTAATTAAATCAGTAGCTGCCGCTCTTTTTACCGCCCATTCCAAAAAGGTTGAAAATGTTTCGAAAAGTGCCGGAGAACAAGACGCCCCCATGGGTAAAGCTTTGTCCACTAAGTATTGGTCCACAACTTTAATACCCAAAAGTTGAAAGTCACTTGGATGAACCGGCAGCAACCTGAAAGCCGACTCGATATCGGCTTTTGCCATTAAGGCGCCTTTCCCAGCCCTTAATACCAATTGCACAGCTAGGTCAAAACTAGCGTATTTAACCGTGCACATGTCTGGATCTATCCCATCATTAATGGATTCACCATCTGGATGCGAAAGGTGTTGTATAAGCCTAAATTTGCCTGGCTCCGCTTTTGGAACTAAGCCTATTGGCGACACAATTAAATCCGCAATGGGTTTGTAAGCAAATGGACCCGCTATTCGTTTTAACTTAACCTCTTTAGAATCTTTCGCCAATGCCATTTCTGGATCATTTAACACAGATTTGAGGTTAGACGCTTCTCGTGCATTACGTTTCCCTAAATAACCTAATTTAAATCCATTTGTAAAACCCTCCTTCAAAACTTGGGCTGATTTTGAATCGGGGTATGAATCTAACAAAGGAATTAATGCTGCAAGTTTTATAGGCGAGGGATATTTGCAACAAATACAAGTATCAGTGCAAAATCCATTTGAAGCACCCAACCCTGACTTAATTTCCCTTCTTGCAATTTGTTGCTCCATGACCTTGTTCTTTGCACCGTGTGCAATTGTGGCTGTATGCCCAATTTTTGCGCATGCACCCGTTGATGTTAAAGTCGTAGCAAATTCGTCTGGCCTGTGGTGTGCTACCCCTATATGCTTGGCCCCTGTTCCCAAATTGCTGGCGCACTCCCCCTGAGTATGATCCCCTTGTATTTGTACGAAAGGAACGAAAATTGTAGTTCCTGTTCCCTGCTGTGACCGGTGCCGCACCCGCATGTACATAAAGGGCCCACAATTCCCCATCTAATACCGCCCACGATCTTTGTGGCTGCCCTTGTTGTCTCATACGAAATTGTTGGTCGTACGACCGCCAACCCCAGCCCCGAACCTTGATGCTGCTGTCCGAATGAGATGCGCATATTTTAGCATTTCTTGGGCCCTATTTGGTTGCGCTTCCAAGTAAATGGAACTGAACATCAGAAACGCATTAGTCCATGAATAAATTGATGTAATAAACCGCTTTGGTTTATTGCTCTTCCAAACAATTTGTCCCCCTTGATTAACAGCAAGCGCCACCCCCTGTTCATCAAATTGCTTCCATTGCTGATCAGGGTCGCTTTTTTCTAACAGAGTAGCGAAATCAACATACTCCCCattgataattttttttctaattttttgcgGTACGGTTGACCCCAAGGGACTACATACAGAAACTAGTGGTTCAAAACCCAACTGCTGTTGTGCAATAGCTTCACTACTCATGGCTGCCGCATTTGCATCCACATGAAACGGCACAGTGTTAATACCCTCACCCCAATTCACGAATGCTGCATTTGAATTCATTGGTTGtgtactacaccacatttcgccataatacattctagaaacgcttgctgttagaataagaaaaattttaattgtaactattgcacaggtcacggtgaccctgtgacctttccggaaaaagccgagtggcaggtttttcaaataaatattttctgtgtaaaaactgtaccatcagataggtaatggaatatatgaatattaactgtacatctatcacaacaatttttgataacaacttgcgtcacaattgatctagtatagaaggtagagaatttatttcaatcttatatacgccatttttttttggaattaagtgaaaattaattctgtaaaaactgtatttttttaatgtaattttcacattagacccgacaaaagattaccgttttgttgttatgataatctaatctgttgatttcgtaaataaaattaggggtctaatgtggattaaggatgcaaactggaacaatccaatgccttgtcaaaagcatttgcttcaaaatggagttcggatgcacttcgtaatacaacttccgccactacgggaaaccacatgcacagcagagcacgtggccgatatcaaaatcgattttatgtattgtgtatgtaggcctattcataggaccctcgtattaattgtctctatgcgcttgagaattcaacaatataaataatgttagctttattataatacacattaatgttttaagcagataaaattctaaaatatgatgtagtaatgaagttgcgatttattaatattatatgtttaaattttcacgatgacactatcaagtccttcgtggtcgagcggtctaaggcgctggtcatatacggtgggccgtgagttcgaaccccgcctctgccaaactttaaaagaaataaaattaaaattttactttttaaaaatttcagattggGGAAAtatgactgggagaatttatgtatggcgtggccGAGTGGTGTGGTTGTGTACTAGAAGGCAACATATTAATTGACGATGCATTTGCATTATTATTTGATAATGCATTGATTGACGAAGCACTCGCATTGGGTAATCTATTGATTGCAAATGCCCCGCTATTATTATTGGGTAGCCCATTAATTGACATGATTGACGAGGCACTTGCATTGTTATTGGATGAGGTATTGATTACCGAAGTACTCGCATTGTTATTGGGTAACATATTGACTGAATGGTTGAATGAAGAAGCACTCGCATTGTTATTGGGCAACATATTGATTGCTGAAGTgcttgcattattattattaacaattgACAACGGGTTCACTCCACAAGCTGAATTAAGATTATCATGGATATTGCTATTAAATATACCTGTTAATAGTCTATCTGCCATGCTTGCTGCTTGTTGTGGTTGCCCTACTACTGGTGGTACTTGTATTGGTAATTGAGGCTGTGCCTGTTGTCCTTGGTTCTGCCCTATTACTGGTATTGGTAGTGCTAACTGAGGCTGTACCTGTTGTCCTTGGTTCTGCCCTTGGTTTTTCCCGTATCCATCAACTTGCACCTGTTGTTCAGCATGCTGATTCACATTCGGCGGTGCTGGATGTTCGttgtgttgctgttgttgttcaaCCATGGCGGGCTCATTCAAACTGTCTATCCCCGCATTTCTGGCCTGGCTTCTCGTCAAACTTCCCCTTCCTCGTCCACGACCTCGACCTCGACCTCGACCTCGCCCAGTCCTTTGTTCAGTTTGTAGGTCTACCCCTCTCAGGTTTGAACGTTGGTTTCGATTAGTCGCCTTACGTTTCCCCATGATAATTGTTTACTTTTTTCCAAAGTAGCAACATGATATATTCAGAATTCTCCACTTATCGAAAAATGTATTTACCAAAGTAGCAAAATGATGTCCGTCTCTTGAACGAAATTACAAACACACTTCACACGTCCAAACTCGATGAACTCGATTAGGTATGCTGTTGGTATTTCTGACGGAAACTGCTGTCAAAACTGAACGAACTTGAGTCCCAATTGAGTATAATGTGACTGAGTTTGACGATGATGAGCTATGAGCTATGATGATTCAATGTAAATGATGagagaaaaataattttcaccaatCTCCTCTAATGCTTTACGACAGAATGATGCTCCTGTTCACGAGCATTGTGCCGAGCAAGCGATGCCGTCACACGTGATTGAAACCCAACGCGCACCAACGGATCACGCCATTGGCCAAGGCTAGTTCCCcgggaaaacatgacctttgacccggcctGAAACTTTTTTCTGCAGGTGATAAATTGAGTTTCACCGCGATATACGCGATGAAACTGTattctcacaattttcctcataatacaatgaaaaacaaaagcaatagcattacaaaccctaataaaacaaagtaaaacataagaataattaaaaagaataaaatatatttcttttgttttcattgtattatgaggaatattatgagaattgaaaataagcatctagaaaaaaattattgttatgtttgactttatttaATTAGGATATGTAaaacatatttcttttgtttttcattgtattatgaggaaaattatgagaattaaaaatgagcatctagaaaaagttattcttatgtttttcattgttttattagggttttaaaatctattttgttttacattgtattatgaggaaaatgaaaataagaattgaaaataagcatctaaaaaagtcattcttatgtttgactttgttttattaggatctgtaaatatatttcttttgtttttcattgtattatgaggaaaattatgagaattgaaaataagcctctagaaaaaagtcattcttatgtttgactttgttttattaggatctgtaaatccatttcttttgttattattgtattaggaggaaaattatgagaattgaaaataagcattgaAAAGAAGTATCTAgaaattcttatgtttgactttgttttattagggtttgtaaatctaaaaaaaaattatgagaattaaaaatttattgaaaagttagaatctttatattaagttttgtattttgtcttttactttaTCCCGCATTATACGGTATATTGTTTAGTGTCTCAAATGAGTATGAGGTATTAgggtttcttttcaaaatatgtcCGGTTTTTTTccgaccctaaatcgtgccgtatctaccccccccccaaccccacCCCCATAGACTTTGATCAATATATTGCTCTTTAAA contains the following coding sequences:
- the LOC140171084 gene encoding uncharacterized protein, with translation MEALRDESHRLVRASVASSTWASYRKGIENFIDFREKFNLGSSWPANQSHIVAFISFLSSEGWAPSSINSNISAIAFVHNINGWLDPTCSFLIKKLKEGCRRLNPRVDSRLPITPPILNKLVQHLPSICSSSYEAQLFKAAFLLAFFGFLRVGELTCQRKQGIFSRVILKQDIGARYKSKSQGIKLIGLDPEYFSPHSFRIGAATAAAMGGINDEKIKEMGRWKSSAFRLYIRPINMCNNL